One part of the Onychomys torridus chromosome 13, mOncTor1.1, whole genome shotgun sequence genome encodes these proteins:
- the Siglec15 gene encoding sialic acid-binding Ig-like lectin 15 encodes MEGSIPLLACLACVLQMGSLVKTRRDTLGDLLNTEAHSAPEQRWSMQVPAEVSAEAGEAVMLPCTFTHPHRHYDGPLTVIWRAGEPYAGPQVFRCTAARGSELCQTALSLHGRFRLLGNPRRNDLSLRVERLALADSGRYFCRVEFAGDAHDRYESRHGVRLRVTAAPRIVNISVLPGPSHAFRALCTAEGEPPPALSWSGPTLGNSSAALRDQGHSYQVTAELPALTRDGRYTCTAANSLGHTEASVYLFRFHGAPGASTLALLLSALGFKALLLLGVLGARATRRRLDHLVTQDTSPRSQAQESNYENLNQMNAPGHQLPRVCCEELLGHHQPVVHHEK; translated from the exons atggaaggGTCCATCCCACTCCTGGCTTGCTTGGCATGTGTCCTCCAGATGG GATCACTTGTGAAAACTAGAAGGGACACTCTAGGGGATTTGCTCAACACAGAGGCGCACA GCGCGCCGGAGCAGCGCTGGTCCATGCAGGTGCCTGCCGAGGTGAGCGCGGAGGCGGGCGAAGCGGTGATGCTGCCCTGCACCTTCACGCACCCGCACCGCCACTACGACGGGCCGCTGACGGTCATCTGGCGCGCGGGCGAGCCGTACGCGGGCCCGCAGGTGTTCCGGTGCACCGCGGCGCGCGGCAGCGAGCTGTGCCAGACGGCGCTGAGCCTGCACGGCCGCTTCCGCCTGCTGGGCAACCCGCGCCGCAACGACCTGTCACTGCGCGTCGAGCGCCTCGCCCTGGCGGACAGTGGCCGCTACTTCTGCCGAGTGGAGTTCGCCGGCGACGCCCACGACCGCTATGAGAGCCGCCACGGGGTCCGGCTGCGCGTGACCG CTGCACCCCGGATCGTCAACATCTCTGTGCTACCAGGCCCCTCGCACGCCTTCCGCGCGCTCTGCACCGCCGAGGGGGAGCCCCCGCCTGCCCTCTCCTGGTCCGGCCCCACCTTGGGCAACAGCTCGGCTGCCCTGCGGGACCAGGGTCACAGCTACCAGGTGACCGCCGAGCTGCCTGCACTGACCCGGGATGGTCGCTACACGTGCACTGCAGCCAATAGCCTGGGCCACACGGAGGCCAGCGTCTACCTGTTCCGTTTCCATGGCGCCCCGGGAGCCTCGACTCTGGCGCTCCTGCTCAGCGCGCTGGGCTTCAAGGCGCTGCTGTTGCTTGGCGTTCTAGGTGCGCGCGCCACCCGCCGACGACTAG ATCACCTGGTCACTCAGGACACCTCTCCACG GTCTCAAGCTCAGGAGTCCAATTATGAAAATCTGAACCAGATGAATGCCCCAGGCCACCAGCTGCCACGTGTTTGCTGTGAGGAGCTCCTTGGCCATCATCAACCAGTTGTGCACCATGAGAAATGA